From the genome of Desulfobaculum xiamenense, one region includes:
- a CDS encoding ExeA family protein: MTNDIFQALGLDRNPFSMAADTDGYFHTEATKQILDELAFGILSRKGFLLLTGEVGVGKTSLLYQLLRRLDGEELATAWIFNTMLNKEELLLAIARDFGIDAPRTANVAGLVDLLQTFLVERNSEGRNCAIIVDEAHNLSLPAMEALRMLSNLELEGRKLVQILLVGQPELKARLDEPKLRQLRSRITIYKELLPFNREETGRFVNFKLSSASSPFRLSGAPLKILHMATCGNTRMINLVMERALYASVAFGEKELSARALRAAVAEIGTCQVEVAERMGAARRRVNLALTGVAAAVAVALAFAPLMPSGSGQTSVARMAMTSVLSMQLLDEKENDAGKLDADSAFVNVDGRSEGTVSADEQHGVDIENVKMRVANSENASSMAIQVAAVEENRNLTADTKTATSLDTGVESVRSDAYPEEYGKFLGAAGLEKHLADLDRAVREGKIDILEEVLPEPWQVLELDRLPAQTGMTFASFPWKKIVRDDPAWLVLWEPPFVVQDFYYGYRNEDILKLQKMLKVLGYYWGPDDGMVGPVTWRAINGFQKDMKLKRTMWPDPETVFWLIVMSKQG, translated from the coding sequence ATGACCAACGACATCTTCCAAGCACTCGGGCTGGACCGCAATCCGTTCTCCATGGCCGCCGACACGGATGGATACTTCCACACCGAGGCGACCAAGCAGATTCTCGATGAACTCGCCTTCGGCATCCTGTCGCGCAAGGGCTTCCTGTTGCTTACCGGCGAGGTGGGGGTGGGCAAGACCTCGCTCCTCTACCAGCTGCTGCGCCGTCTCGACGGCGAGGAGTTGGCCACGGCGTGGATATTCAACACCATGCTCAACAAGGAGGAACTGCTGCTGGCCATCGCGCGCGATTTCGGCATCGACGCGCCGCGCACGGCCAACGTGGCCGGGCTGGTGGACCTGCTCCAGACCTTTCTCGTCGAGCGCAATTCTGAGGGACGCAACTGCGCCATCATCGTGGACGAGGCGCACAATCTGAGCCTGCCCGCCATGGAGGCGCTACGCATGCTCTCCAACCTGGAGTTGGAGGGGCGAAAACTCGTCCAGATTCTGCTGGTGGGGCAGCCGGAACTCAAAGCCCGGCTCGATGAGCCGAAGCTCCGGCAGTTGCGCAGCCGCATCACCATCTACAAGGAGCTTCTGCCGTTTAACCGCGAGGAAACGGGGCGCTTCGTCAACTTCAAGCTGTCGAGCGCCTCGTCGCCGTTTCGGCTGTCGGGTGCGCCGCTCAAGATTCTGCACATGGCCACCTGTGGCAACACCCGCATGATCAATCTGGTCATGGAACGGGCGCTCTACGCGTCTGTGGCCTTCGGGGAAAAGGAGCTGTCCGCGCGTGCACTGCGGGCGGCTGTTGCCGAGATCGGCACCTGTCAGGTGGAGGTGGCCGAGCGGATGGGCGCGGCGCGGCGACGCGTGAACCTTGCGTTGACCGGCGTGGCGGCCGCGGTGGCCGTCGCGTTGGCGTTCGCTCCGCTCATGCCCAGCGGATCGGGGCAGACGAGCGTTGCCCGCATGGCCATGACATCGGTGCTTTCAATGCAGCTCTTGGACGAAAAGGAAAATGATGCTGGCAAGTTGGATGCGGATAGCGCATTCGTGAACGTTGATGGGCGCAGCGAAGGGACTGTGTCTGCTGATGAGCAACATGGCGTTGATATTGAAAATGTGAAGATGCGTGTCGCAAATTCAGAAAATGCATCGTCAATGGCCATTCAGGTTGCGGCTGTAGAAGAAAATAGAAACTTGACAGCCGATACTAAAACTGCGACATCATTAGATACTGGGGTAGAGTCCGTCCGGAGCGATGCGTATCCCGAGGAGTACGGTAAATTCCTCGGCGCGGCGGGGCTTGAGAAGCATCTGGCCGATCTGGACCGGGCTGTCAGAGAGGGGAAGATCGACATTCTCGAAGAGGTGCTGCCCGAGCCGTGGCAGGTTCTCGAACTCGACAGGCTGCCTGCCCAGACGGGCATGACCTTCGCCTCGTTCCCCTGGAAGAAGATCGTTCGGGACGACCCTGCGTGGCTGGTGCTGTGGGAACCGCCCTTCGTGGTGCAGGACTTCTACTACGGCTATCGCAATGAGGACATCCTGAAGCTCCAGAAGATGCTCAAGGTCCTCGGGTACTACTGGGGACCGGACGACGGAATGGTCGGCCCCGTCACATGGCGCGCCATCAACGGCTTCCAGAAGGACATGAAGCTCAAGCGCACCATGTGGCCCGACCCCGAAACGGTGTTCTGGCTCATTGTCATGTCGAAGCAGGGCTGA
- a CDS encoding prepilin-type N-terminal cleavage/methylation domain-containing protein: MEKRVVKGFTLVEMAIVLVIIGIILAGVMKGRDIVRGSQVKQFSQGFAQKWMTIATTYMDKTGQALADGTANGGTAANANGYMDNLFMGTNNLTQYDEVLNATRDVGIEPCTMIKTDLANDTNNNCPNGYNVFMRNVEGETSGKSRVVVGFYAEQIGANGPFRNIVVLQNVPSDVAQGLDTLIDGQADSANGACVGIASATTEVINAANAALGTGGALTLLTSYPSANSANKYVVVGLVLDY; encoded by the coding sequence GTCATCATCGGCATCATCCTTGCCGGCGTGATGAAAGGCAGGGATATCGTGCGCGGCTCGCAGGTCAAGCAGTTCTCGCAGGGCTTTGCCCAGAAGTGGATGACCATCGCGACCACGTACATGGACAAGACCGGGCAGGCGCTGGCGGATGGCACCGCCAACGGCGGTACCGCCGCCAATGCCAACGGCTACATGGACAACCTGTTCATGGGCACCAACAACCTCACGCAGTACGACGAGGTGCTCAATGCCACGCGGGACGTGGGCATTGAACCCTGCACCATGATCAAGACCGACCTCGCCAACGACACGAACAACAACTGCCCCAACGGCTACAACGTGTTCATGCGGAACGTCGAGGGTGAGACCAGCGGTAAGTCGCGCGTGGTCGTCGGGTTCTATGCCGAGCAGATCGGCGCAAACGGTCCGTTCCGCAATATCGTCGTGCTCCAGAATGTGCCTTCCGATGTGGCGCAGGGCCTCGATACGCTCATCGACGGACAGGCCGACTCGGCCAACGGCGCGTGCGTGGGCATTGCCAGCGCGACGACCGAGGTCATCAACGCGGCTAACGCCGCGCTTGGCACAGGAGGCGCGCTGACGCTGCTTACGAGCTATCCGTCGGCAAACTCCGCGAACAAGTATGTCGTTGTGGGACTCGTACTCGACTACTAG